The Geobacter sp. genomic interval CTACGAGGCTTTTCTCCGCATTGTCCACCCCGACGACCGGAGCCTGGTCAACCTCAAGATCAACCAGGCTCTCTATGACCGCCAGGCGTACAGCTTCGAACATCGCCTGATCATCCCGTCGGGGGGCGAACGGATCGTGCACCAGCAGGGAGAGGTCACCTTTGCCGAAGACGGCAGGCCTGTCTGGATGGTCGGCACGGTGCAGGATATCACCGAGCGACGCAGTTCCGAGGATGCGCTCCGTCTCATGGAGGAGAAGTATTCCAAGGCATTCCATTCGAGCCCGGACTGGGTGGTGATGACGCGGGTTGCCGATGGGCGCTACATAGAGGTGAACGACGCGTTTCTGGGCATTACCGGTTACCGGCGCGAGGATGTCATCGGCAAGACCTCCATTGAACTGGGGATCTGGTTCGACCCTCGCGACAGGGTCAGGATGCTCAAGCTGCTCGACGAGTACGGCAAGGTCCGCAATCTCGAAACCAGGTTCCGCATCAGGTCGGGGGAGACACGCACCATGCTCTGGTCGGCAGAGGTGATCGAATTCAACGGCGAGGCCTACCTCATCGCGGTTTCCAGGGATGTCACCGAACAGCGACAGCTGGAAAAGGAGCTTTTGGACAGCCAGAAGGAACTGATCAAGAAGCACCACGAGTTGACCCTGCTCTTCAACCAGGTGGAGACCGTCAAGAAAGAGTGGGAAATGACCATGGACCATGTGGGAGACATGGTCATCCTGGCGGATAGCGAAGGAAAGATCAAGCGGTGCAACCGGGCGTTCCAGGATTTCGTCAGGCTCCCCTACAGCGAGATCCTCGGCGCCGACTGGGTCGAGCTGCTCCATCAGTATGACCTGATCACCGGTATGATCTATCTCCAGAGCATGGAACTCTATCACGAGCCGTCCGACCGCTGGTACGTCCTCAACCCCTATCCCTTTCAGGATGAAAAGATGCAGGAGCTTTCCGGAACGGTCATCACCATCCACGACACCACCGAACTCAAGCAGGTTTCAGCGCAGCTCGAACAGGCCGTCCGTGAGCTGGAGGCATCGGGATGCAACACCTTTCCCAGCCGGAAGTAGACGAACCCACTGCAAGACCCTGGTAGTGCCTGCCCCATAAAAATCGTTGTATTACAATATGATACGCTAAAAA includes:
- a CDS encoding PAS domain S-box protein — protein: MSTSSRWTWGKRECGPWRSSWKGLPLPGSSPGVPAGYLPTDTNRAVAKEHMEERVIKVLLIDDDEDDYVITREFLAASRWGSFELEWVSGFEVGRETMLRKSHDIYLLDYNLRGRNGIELIKEAKGAGCQAPIIVLTGINNREIDLEAMQSGAVDFLLKGELNAALLERSLRYALQRNRTEEALRKSAEGLAKAQMIAHVGNWEWNILTNEMTWSDEIYRIFGLYPQAFPASYEAFLRIVHPDDRSLVNLKINQALYDRQAYSFEHRLIIPSGGERIVHQQGEVTFAEDGRPVWMVGTVQDITERRSSEDALRLMEEKYSKAFHSSPDWVVMTRVADGRYIEVNDAFLGITGYRREDVIGKTSIELGIWFDPRDRVRMLKLLDEYGKVRNLETRFRIRSGETRTMLWSAEVIEFNGEAYLIAVSRDVTEQRQLEKELLDSQKELIKKHHELTLLFNQVETVKKEWEMTMDHVGDMVILADSEGKIKRCNRAFQDFVRLPYSEILGADWVELLHQYDLITGMIYLQSMELYHEPSDRWYVLNPYPFQDEKMQELSGTVITIHDTTELKQVSAQLEQAVRELEASGCNTFPSRK